Part of the Limibacillus sp. genome is shown below.
ATCAAAGGGAATCTTGAGTACGCCAGCAACTTTTTGAAGGAGAACGCACCGCACCTGCGGATGAATGTTCCCGATGGCACGTACTTTGGATGGCTGGATTGTCGGTCTGTGGGACTCACTCATAACGACCTGGAACACTTTGCTGTACACAAGCTGAAGCTAGCCGTCCTTGACGGATCCCAGTTCGGTGAAAACGGAGCTGGCTTCCTGCGATTGAACCTGGGCACGCAGCGTTCCCGCGTTGAGACAGCGATGGAGCGTATTGCCGAGGCGACACGCTAGAACCTGGGCGAAATCAGCGTTGCTACCGGAGTCTGCGCTCACTAGATTCAAGACGAGCCTCCGGAATACCCGGGGCGGTTCAACGAGACGTAGGAGACGAAAATGGGAACATCGCAGCTCGAGATGATCATGCACCCCTTACTGGCCAAGCGGGATCAGAAGGCCATTCTGGACCGTATTCAAGGCCTCATGAAGCGTGAAGGATTTGACGTGCTGGTTCTGGTGAAGCCAGAAAATGTTCTCTATTCTACGGGCTACTACTCCAGATTCGCCTATGCACCGGGTGTTCCCGCTGGAAGCCAGGCGGTGGTAGTTATTCCGGCAAAGGGGACGCCGCATCTAGTCATCAACCTGATGGAAAGTGATGATGCCCCTAGGATGACAACAGGGATCGAGGTTTCGGCCATGCCCGGTTTCGTCTTCGTAGACGACGGGACACCGGAGTCGCACCAGGAACGAGGCGCGGGCCTTGACGCACTGGCTGGGTTCAAATCTGCACTGTCCCTGGCCCAAGACCTTGCTCCCAACGGTAAGATCGGCATTGAGAAGGGCATTCTGCTCGGAGGGATTCTCGCCTACCTCGATAGCCAGGTAAAGCAGGATCAAGCAGTGGACTGCAACAGCTTGATCATGGAAGCGCGCCTGATCAAGACGCCTTGGGAAATCGATATGCTGAGGATGACGGCCCAGCACTTCGAACGCACCTTGGGGCGCGTTGCTCAGCAGCTCGAGCCCGGGATGAACGCCATGGTTCTCGATAAGCTGATCCAGTCGTCGGGCTGGGCAGAAGATACGGAAAACTCCTTGACTCTCATGGGCTACCAGATTGGAATCGGACCTTATTGGGGCGTTTCCTATGCGCCTCGGAATTACGTTATTAAGAGGGGCGATATCTGCCGCATCGATGGCGGTGGGCAGCATCTGGGATACATCAGTGACATCACGCGTTCCTGGGCCGTTGGTGGTTCGCCGGACGCCAAGCACGTGGAGACCTATGCCGCTTTGTATTCCGGGTTCCAGAAAGGTGTCGAGATGTTGAGACCTGGCGTGAAGATGTCGGACCTCTATGCTGCCGTGCGGGCAGAAGTGGAAAAGTCGTCGGTCATTCCTGTCTACGCCCGAGGCCACGTGGGGCACAGCATCAGCGTCTCTCCGACGGTCGAGGACAATCCCAAGTTCGCACCCGGTGTGGATATCGAATTCCAGCCTGGCATGGTTGTGAGTTTGGAGACCTCGTACATGGCAGCGGAGGGTGCGCCAGCGCCGGGACCGTACAACATTGAAGACTCCTTTGCGATTACCGACACGGGGCACGAGCGGTTCACCACTGCGCCGGATTCGCTGGTCTGGGACGGCTCACTCTGAGCGAGGGCTCGTCCAAAGCATTCCCCCAGGAACGGGGCCCCGTTTCTGGGGCGATTTCAACGCCCGTGCCACCTCGCCGGGGCGCGCGCGCCGCGCGTTGGACTGCACGGAGAGCTGTTGGTCGATCGTCGGGCGCACGGGTGCCGGCGGGATCGGGTTGGAGCGACGGAGCGGCGCGTCATTGCTCGGTTGCCGTCAGGCGCCATCGCCGGAACCCAGCGCCGATCGATGCTATCTTGCCGGCCGATGGTGAAGCGCGCTGGCTCCCCGCTTCTCGTTGTCGCTCTGGCGACGTGTCTCACATCGGTGGCTTGCGAAGGTTCGTCGGCACCGAACTCTTGACCCGGACTTTGTTCGGGCAAGGGATAGTTTTGGCAGACACCAAAACTGCACGGCCCTCGCTTCGGGCCTTCGAGTCGGCTTCACCGAAATCGACGGTGCGCTAGGCCCGGGACCGGCCAGACCTTGCGGTCTGCCGTGCTAGTAGCCCACGAGTTGCTTCCCGAGACTCTCAGGCATACGTTTCACAGGAATGGCGCATCGGGAGACGACGCAGGAGGAAACGGAATCGTCCTCCCCAGTAGTCGTCTCGCCCGTCCTCTCGCGCTCGTTTTCGGACCCCGAAGAGCTGGCCGAAGGCATTCCGGAAATTGATGGAGAGTTTGTCCAGGTCAGTCCTGGCGCGTTCCACGCGCGGGTGTCGCGGGTCGAGCTGAGCGAGGTGAGGCTCCATCAGACCTACAGCTTGCCGGAGACGGTCAGCGAGATGGCGATTGACGACTCGACGCTCTTCCTCAGCGCGTCCCTCCAATGCGATGGTCCACTGCTCGTCCATGGAAAGGAGCTCGAGCCACGGAAGCTCTTCATTCCTGAAGGCGAGTTCGTGCGCCACGCGCGGAACTTCCGAGCATTGTGGATCGGGTTGAACCGGAAACAGGTCGAGTCGACTGTCTGCGCGCTCCTGGGAGTGGACGAGATCCGGCTGCCAAACGGCTTTCTCTGGGGCCACCACGAGCTCGAACGCGCCCTGGTCGGGACCATGGCCGCCCAAGCCGACGTGATGCTAAAAAAGCCTGAGCGCCTTGCGGACGCGCCGGCTCGCAACGCAGCGAACTACGCGCTGATGTCGCGCGCTTTGGAGCTCCTCGTCGCGGTCTGTGAGGGCAGTCGCCCGACCGAGGCTCCCCCAGTCGGCAAGGCACGCATCGTTCGACGCTGCAACGAGCACTTCGATGCGTTCGGACACGAGCGCTTGTCCCTCGCCGATCTCGCTAAGGCGGCGGGCGTCAGTGCGAGGTCCGTCAACTATGCGTTCAACGATCTCTACGGCATGTCTCCGATGCGGTACTTCGGTCTCAAGCGGCTCGGTAGAGCCCGGAGCGAGCTCCGACGGTCGAGCGCGGATCGGGGCACAATCAAGCGGGTCGCGCTTGCCACGGGCTGCACGCATCTAGGGCGTTTTGCCGCCGAGTATCAGGCGCTCTTCGGTGAGCTTCCCTCGGTCACCCTCGACGAGCGGTAGCCCCTGGTGACCGCCGTGGGGCTCTCAGCCGCCGCTTTTGCGCCGATTGCGAAGTGTGCCCGCTCCTTGCTGCTGCCACGGTCGATTGAAGATGGGTGAGACCGTGATGCGAATCTGCCATTCCGGGCCGCTTCCGTCAGGTGGGGGCGTGTAGCCCCACAGTTGAGCTGCGAGCTTGAGAGGGAAATCCTTCTTGCCGAGGGCGCCCACTTTGGAGATGCCTACCCCGAGTGGAAAACGCAGGAGATTGTTGTCGCGAACATAGGACCAGTTTGGGCTCGCAGCGACCTGCCAGCCCCCACCCAGGTTGATCGCGTAGAAGTACTGACCGCCCACCGACTGAACATCGCTGGGGAAGCTCCAGAAGT
Proteins encoded:
- a CDS encoding helix-turn-helix domain-containing protein, translating into MAHRETTQEETESSSPVVVSPVLSRSFSDPEELAEGIPEIDGEFVQVSPGAFHARVSRVELSEVRLHQTYSLPETVSEMAIDDSTLFLSASLQCDGPLLVHGKELEPRKLFIPEGEFVRHARNFRALWIGLNRKQVESTVCALLGVDEIRLPNGFLWGHHELERALVGTMAAQADVMLKKPERLADAPARNAANYALMSRALELLVAVCEGSRPTEAPPVGKARIVRRCNEHFDAFGHERLSLADLAKAAGVSARSVNYAFNDLYGMSPMRYFGLKRLGRARSELRRSSADRGTIKRVALATGCTHLGRFAAEYQALFGELPSVTLDER
- a CDS encoding Xaa-Pro peptidase family protein; this translates as MGTSQLEMIMHPLLAKRDQKAILDRIQGLMKREGFDVLVLVKPENVLYSTGYYSRFAYAPGVPAGSQAVVVIPAKGTPHLVINLMESDDAPRMTTGIEVSAMPGFVFVDDGTPESHQERGAGLDALAGFKSALSLAQDLAPNGKIGIEKGILLGGILAYLDSQVKQDQAVDCNSLIMEARLIKTPWEIDMLRMTAQHFERTLGRVAQQLEPGMNAMVLDKLIQSSGWAEDTENSLTLMGYQIGIGPYWGVSYAPRNYVIKRGDICRIDGGGQHLGYISDITRSWAVGGSPDAKHVETYAALYSGFQKGVEMLRPGVKMSDLYAAVRAEVEKSSVIPVYARGHVGHSISVSPTVEDNPKFAPGVDIEFQPGMVVSLETSYMAAEGAPAPGPYNIEDSFAITDTGHERFTTAPDSLVWDGSL